Genomic segment of Hydractinia symbiolongicarpus strain clone_291-10 chromosome 5, HSymV2.1, whole genome shotgun sequence:
ACTCACCTttaccttaaaaaatatttacaatggcaaattaaaatatacaactgtttaaataataataataattataataataataataataataataataataataataataataataatagtgcacaaaaaaaaattgagaaattcGACCTTGGTACAGTTTGTGTTATTTCTTTATGTAGTTTTGCGAAGAGTCTTTCAGCATTATCTTTTAAATGACGTCAACGACTAGCTTGTGTTGTAGCAATCGTAACTTTTCTCATGGcttacattttttaaagcagAAAAGTGACTTTGTTTCATCACAATAAAAGGAAGATAatcagtaacaaaaaaaatattatgttttaatttaatatttaaatttaaaatttaaactttgttttgacgatatataagaaatatttttacaacacaagatcaaaataaacttatatatctcatttttgcaacattatttCAGCTATTAGAGAtaaggaagttaagactgagagagtcgctTGCTCGAATAAAAAATATACTATGTTAATCCATTAACTTAATTACCAGTTTTGATCTCCGCTTCTTGTCACACAGCATGCCAGTACAAACTTTTCCTTTGTAGACCAGTCATCCAATTCATTTGCAGCCATTTTTACtttctaaaattgtttttaaataataaatttaaatgaaaGGCTTAAAAGTTACACTAAATACGGTCAAAAAGAAATAAACCTTGGCAGAAGAAACCTTAGCAAATCGAAAAATCTTGAAATCAAGTAATTTAAATGACTTTTAGCATAATAATTCTGCTTTTCTACATTCTTGAGATGTCAAGCTCTTATCCTATACTGTTCGATTCTGAAGTTATAAACTCCAGAAGACTACAATACCAAATATGCAGGCCATTCCTTGAGAtgagtgcgatcgcacgcgcacttgCCCGCacactggtaaaaaaatttacgagtgctttttatcgcactcataaattttgtatttttctaaaatattatagaaTGATGAAAAGGGCTattaaacctaaagtaaaaattcgtttttttatgtatttttttagcataaaaataaacaacataatatttATCATGagttgtctgtaacagcgatgtacggaacaatcttttctaatgtttatagaattttgttatctatttatatctcagcaatcacagtgtgcatgataaaatgatgaatggcggcaataaaaaggagatagttgcgtgtgtctaattcattgtattttatatttatttttgatattctctgtggccacctgttgcttgaaggtagcgaacataaaaaaagaaaattatcatctatactatttatccatttattttaacatttatcaatattttcaacaggaattaataattaagtcctgggaaTTAAGTcgtgaaatacatgtcaataaaacgtaaaaatgatacctgctatattaccagaagcaaatcatttcagtgtgctcaatgtgattgcaaaaatataaatagattagaattacattcaacacaaaagaaaaatgatctccagaattgtgtttcagagagagctcatAACATTagcaagcaatagaaagttaaagcaatttcacaacatttttttgaatagcagaaaaaaagatgttgtgcaataattgaaatgtatttttatattttcaccaccagGTGGCTGAAGAAAACACCTTCTTGGTTGCCCACAAGTATAATTGTTCGTACACAAGAAGAGTATGACGTGAATATTCATCTTTATGcccttcaaaaataaatattaaaaaaaaattgttttattcataCACAATGAGAgtgaatcatcatcatcatcatcattctcggcttaacgtccgttttccatgctagcatgggttggacggggtatattaatgaccctcttccaatctgatctagactgtgttagatctaaactcaacttcctctctatcaagtctgtccttataacctcctgccaagtctttctccaactcaaaattttccttttatatttcttttaatcaTATATTTCTTGCAAGACTTAAACCCcatttctatacagcttaaataacatatataacgttgtggtaaacaaaaaaaaagttaagtgtgaatcacacttgcagatattcacatcgcacttgtaaattttgcttacgagtgcgatttttcacacaccatagcactcgtaatttttttaacgggtgctttttgtagctctggcatagttttattcaagaaatggcctgaATATGGGATGGGTATATAATACTACCAAAGTCTGTGCACTATGGTTTGGACAACAGagttaaaagttaaatttttataGGAACTTTTTTTAGAAGCCAGGCGAATCTTAACAGGTACTGGCCCTTTAGTTTTCAAGCCCTCTTtagtttgttcttattttgttctttctaGTCTTTCTTATTAGTCTAGTAGTTCAGTTGGTAGGTCGGTTATTCAGCCttggaaataaaattttataaaattttaactcaataaggttaaaaaaaaacacattttattgAGAATCGTTTTACGTTTAAAAATCTCGTTCCTGaaaatttataatctgtgaaaattaaaaagaaaaagaataaaaaacaataattaaaaagttaaaagtgATCTACAATAGAATTTGctaaatacattagagatggaagtcttaaacgaaagcagacttccattacaggtcacttggtctgaaaaattattccacacttctgcagctctaaatgggaaggcttttttgccaaattccgtgttgaccaagggaagtgtgaacctgttttttgaagctcctcttgtttgatgattatgacatttttttgccaaaaggaattttgagtgcatgtaatcaggagcaatgttaTTCATGactttgaaaaataatatagcATTGTTTTtaatgagtaaattattcagtgaatattccctctctttcctaAGAAAGGTATGGAtacattttaattgtttttctagttttcccaatctaccttgggtggcacaaacCCATGCAGAGGaccagtagttgaaatatggcatgacaagtgcattaattaaaaggttttttgtgtgaggtgttaaataGAATACAATAGTTCTAatattagaatatttaattagtactTTTCTATTAATGCTATCAATGTGCTCTTCCCATTGcaatttttgatcaaatgttactccaaaatatttaactttttcgttcCTTTTCAAAGGAatgcccatatagttgatagttttgttctcaactttttttaactggctctGGTTGccaaaaagattgtttcagttttaacAAGGGTATGCAAGTTTTCATGGGATGAAGTAATTATtttatcatctgcatatagatggtggtagtttgaattgatgacagattttaagtcatcaatatacaaaagaaagagcaggggccccaacacagatccctgcggcaccccaaagcgtcttcatgaagcagatctgatcctgtgttgtttacaagagtcagctgtaTTCAGCctgttaagtaggactcgaaccagtcaaaggcagcatctctgatgccaaaacaccataaagttttttttaaaaaaaattatgatcaacagtgtcaaaagcttttataaggtcaaagggcacagcacaaacaaagtttttttggtggagctcagtaagaataaaatcagagacattgactactgcagtttcttcAAAACTGCAccgtagtttagtggttatcactctcatactttgtgcgggagaccagggttcgattcagcgagacccttttagtcttccaacatttaggtacataaccagtaaataaatatttgttgAAGACTtgataaaaaatacttaaaactgaccaattccgtccaagcctatagctttattaagttttagtgaactaattGTTTTTTCGGCACACTTTTGTTCTCAATAGGAGCCTACCAAAAATTATTagtagtagtgtcagaagaaaattttgaGGCTAGttcaccaacactgacaaaaaatgaattgaatgtgttgaaAATTTCATTTAGGTGAGAAGGTTCTGTACCATCATTTTGGACTACttgttttatcgaggtagtattgcctgacttatcaggaaccagtttttttaagagtttttcaaggttgttttggccgtttttgaaagtgctgcaaaacgtcattatagtactcgtttttgagtcaaatttttgagacctattacctggttccttttttgtttgaaagcatcccagtctatgatggattttgtttttgatgctttccgttttaagaagtccctttctttggtggctattattaattcatcagtgacccatgcctcaacagACCAggaaatctatgtgttttgaaaggggcattTTTATCAGCCACTGTTcttacatttttattcagtttcccacatgcttcatcaaggtcatcgtacttattaaaatatgaacagtctaaattcctgaggtccttcagaaaagcctcttcaatgaagtttgtggcgccgtagattagtggttatagctctcgtactctgtgtgggagaccagggttcgattcctcttgacggcgatttaacatggtgagtgaatgttaccatagccccgggttaacccaagccatgtgagaaaAATTGGGGAGattgcacactgtgtgggccgttgtgtgttgccaggagttgtatagtagagcgcgggccctaattgggtccgcgtagctcaaaatgagcattaaatactctaggactctccatccaagccatggcccctcctggaaataatagacagggtatatccctcaatatttgtgaggctagccaagtaaaatatgcacatctatctttACCTAAAGATATGAAATATATTTAGCTAGCCTAGTTAAGCCGCTCTAGATAAATTGTATTAATCTAAGTAAGTTCCAGGTAATACTTAATGCCCATATTAGCTATACGAATAAGAAAAAATGTCAGATTCTGAAAAGTGATGTctctatttttaaatcttttaggTTTGAATAATCTGTTCTCTGCTGCCAACTGCTTCCTTAGTTGCCAGCAAATCAGTCAAAAGGTAGCTAGATATGCTTTTTAATTGAAAAGCAAAGAATGCACACTGGCGTGGTAAATTATGGAAATTCTAAATAGTATTGAGCGAAAAAGGAGTGATTACATGAAAGTGTAACATAATCATAAAGAAGCTTATTATGATCTACACTTTGACGACGGCATATTAGTTTCGTCCGCAAACTAAAATAATGAGCGCTTTTACTAAGCAATAAAGTGAGAATTTAACGATGCTCAAAATTTAGAGAGTGAGAAACggatttatatattttgttgatgtcagcaaattACAGGTCTTTTCTGTGTTGCCTGCAGGCTCGAACCAACAAGGTGCACAGTGCAGAAAATCGAAAGATGAAGGTAAGATTGAAATTAAATTCCGTAAGACGATGCGGCGCAGTAACCGTAATGTTAGGATTATGGTTTGCCATTTTTTGTTTAGGTGGAAATCATAAGTGCTCGCACAAAAGAAGTATTACACACCTTAGAAGATGCCTCGATTTATACCACAATTGAAGAAATTAAGATAGCCTATGAAAAAGTTAAGCCAAAGCTTTATCCCTCAAGACAAGCATACAGAAAAGaaccccgtggaaaaattctaAGCAATGATGCAACACTGCGGTCATTGGAGTTTGACAACACTGCAAGGCTTTACTTTAAAGACTTGGGTCCACAAATTGGTTGGAAAACAGTTTTTCTCACAGAATATGCTGGACCTTTCTTCCTGTATCCTCTGTTTTATGCACGGCCAAGCTTTATTTATGGCTCTGGAGCTAGTGCAAAGGCAATCCACCCATATGTTCATATTGCGTGTGCATGCTATGTTTTTCATTATGGTAAAAGGCTTGCAGAAACACATTTCATTCACCGATTTTCCAATGGTACAATGCCCATAATGAATCTTTTCAAGAATTCTATTTACTATTGGGGTTTTACATGTTTCATTGCCTATTTTATTAACCATCCCTTATACACCCCAGCATCTTTTGGTGATTTGCAAGTTTATGCCAGCCTAGCTGGTTTTATTTTTTGCCAACTTGGTAATTATTCCATTCATGTTGCCCTGCGAAATTTAAGACCTGAAGGAACAAAGGAAAGAAAAATTCCCATGCCAACGTCAAACCCCTTTACATGGTTGTTGAATCTAGTTTCATGCCCGAACTACACATATGAAATTGGTTCATGGTTTTGGTTTACTGTTCTCACCCAGACAGTAATGTCTGGTGTATTTACATTTGCTGGTTGTTTTCAGATGGTTCTTTGGGCAattaaaaagcataaaaattacAGAAGAGAATTCAAAGATTACCCACGTAAAAGAAAAGCAATCATTCCCTTTGTTATATAAATTCATTAGTTtactgtgaaaaataaacaaattgtaACTTGTTTTTTTACCGTTTTATATCCTGAATACAATAATTGTACTTTATTCTGTATGATCTACTCTATTTTAttccatatttttataaaatttatagaagcataaattttataatttctccTTTTTTCCTATATCTCAGACCTAAAAATTTTAGTAAATATTTGTTTGTATGAGGTTTACGTTTTTTATGGTTTTGCGCAAttccaaaaattaaagaaaatacaccgttaaaagaaaaaaggaaaacaagttTTGCACCAAATTCCTTAAAATAAAGAAGCCTGGTGCTTGCTGGCAACAACAAAGAGgatgagaaaaatattaaagattAAAGATTAAACGTGAATTGCAAAatctttgtttaaatttttatggatataatcacaaaaaaattattaaaaacttcagtttgatttttttagatattttttcaaTTGGTATATAATGCgaaattttttcttgatttatgAAGATTACAACGGacacaaaacaaaactttaCGAAAGAAACTCAGCGAGTTTGACAccgtaaataattttaaaaaggttATTTTCTGTAGCATTGTTGAAATAGACTAATTTAAATTAAGACAGTTACGCATGagaaatttcgcgaattttagcCGAATTTGCGAAATATAGGCCGCGCgaaatatcttttaaaaaaaggctgaaTCACGAAATTTTATTCTTTGAAAATGTATTGAAATAGGCTAATCGCGAAAGCTAATACTCATGAACTTTTATTTATATTCTGAAATTCCTTCtgttaagtaaaaaaataaatcattatACATCACTTTCATCCTAGGTTTCGTGTAATAATGGGTAAAAACTGAATCGATTCAAAatcctgttgttttttttgtttcattttatggTAACTTTACATGTTTTTACACCTCTGAACATATAACAACAACACCTGTGCCTATCATTGAAATGATCATTTGCGAAAGTTATTTATCgctaattatttttattcatgaaAGTTTATTCCCTTAGGAGAATTGAGgtcaaaattgacttttttgattttttttttttataattttattcataccattaaaataaaaaagttcccTAAAAATTATACAATATCAATTTTTGAAAGATAGAGGTTACAAAGTCATTCAGTGATAATATCACAAGTGCGAGAGAGGTTGAAGCGCACAAAACACAAAGTCAAATGTTTTTACAGTTGACTTGTGTTTTCTAATTCGAATTGCCACAGGGAAAAAtttttgttcgaattatagagagaTTCGTATTACAGAAAGTCTCTAATTCGAACTTTTAGCTTCAGATAGTGAAAATTTGAATATCAGAGATAAATTTCTGTTATtttaaaatcaagaaaacataattcaagttacattcaatctttatttttatagtttacacaaaaaagaaactttaattGAAAAACTGTTAAATATTTGATTGCTTTACATTGGAGAGACGATCTCTTTCGGCAATACAAGTAGCTTCACTAAgtgctttttttaaattcgaattagggagagAATCGTGCTGAAGAGACTAAAAACTGTTCCAATTATAAAAAGTTTAGAATTGagaaattgaaattgttcaaatttttatattcttaagAAAAATTCGCGGTGACTGATCACTCGTTCGAGATTAGAAATATTCGAAATATAGAGATTCGAATTAGAGAGAGTTAGCTGTATTGAAAGAGTACAAGAGTACTCctaatttcgaaaaaaaatccGACCATTTCAATTAAGCTTCAATTAAGATTCAAAACAATTAAATTTGAATTCATTTCTTTTACTACGgggaatttatttttatgtcgacGGTTTCTGATGAAAGAACGGAATATATTGAGACATAATGTGTCAAAGTCGCGATGTTTTATTATGCATCCAGAATCAAGTTTATCACCAAGTAAAGTTTCATATTCTAtgcagtattttttttattctataaaTGTCGGCATAAAAGAACGTAAATTGGCACAAATTCCAATTTTCTGTCCTACTTGAGTTAAACACGTCTTTATCGTCGCTATTGTCACTGCTAGAAGAAAAAATTCTTTTCTTCAGTTCTTCTATGCTATATTCGGGATTTGCAACATATCCACACAAATAATCTTTATTACTACCAACGGAACTACCAGAGCTATCTTCGCAAGTATCATCAAAGGAGTCGCCACCACTAAATGAATGTTTAAACATGCGGCTTTGAAACTAGTATAGTCTTGCACTAGTGACGTCACATTTTTAATCAAGTGACTTTGAAAAACTGCTTATGTAGGGCTATAAGTAGATATCTAAGAATTTTTATGTGCACCAATACATTCGGGGAAGATAAAACTCTCATTTTAaacttaagttattttttgacctcaattctcctt
This window contains:
- the LOC130646312 gene encoding probable very-long-chain enoyl-CoA reductase art-1: MSANYRSFLCCLQARTNKVHSAENRKMKVEIISARTKEVLHTLEDASIYTTIEEIKIAYEKVKPKLYPSRQAYRKEPRGKILSNDATLRSLEFDNTARLYFKDLGPQIGWKTVFLTEYAGPFFLYPLFYARPSFIYGSGASAKAIHPYVHIACACYVFHYGKRLAETHFIHRFSNGTMPIMNLFKNSIYYWGFTCFIAYFINHPLYTPASFGDLQVYASLAGFIFCQLGNYSIHVALRNLRPEGTKERKIPMPTSNPFTWLLNLVSCPNYTYEIGSWFWFTVLTQTVMSGVFTFAGCFQMVLWAIKKHKNYRREFKDYPRKRKAIIPFVI